In Pedobacter sp. WC2423, the following are encoded in one genomic region:
- a CDS encoding thiamine phosphate synthase: MKKFIEKLQFITHDIDALTHIEQAQIACEAGAKWVQYRCLTKDDEALLKDIHAIAEICDDWGATLIVTNHIHLNRKADIQGFHIEDMDADFSALREQLGEDITIGGSSNTLEGLLRLAREGADYAGCGPFSHTDTKPNNAPWLGLEGYAKIASALKEKEIDLPVLAVGGVKLTDVEALLETGIFGIAASSAINQAENMKHAYQDFYDLVK, translated from the coding sequence ATGAAAAAATTCATCGAAAAGCTTCAGTTTATCACACATGATATTGATGCCTTAACGCATATTGAACAGGCACAAATTGCTTGTGAAGCAGGCGCCAAGTGGGTTCAATACCGTTGTTTGACTAAGGATGACGAAGCTCTTTTAAAGGATATTCATGCCATCGCAGAAATTTGTGATGACTGGGGCGCAACACTGATTGTAACCAATCACATTCATTTGAACAGAAAAGCAGATATACAGGGTTTTCATATCGAAGACATGGATGCCGATTTCAGTGCATTGCGTGAGCAGTTAGGAGAAGACATTACTATTGGCGGTTCTTCCAATACCTTAGAAGGATTACTCAGGTTAGCCAGAGAAGGCGCCGATTATGCAGGCTGTGGTCCGTTCAGCCATACGGATACGAAGCCGAATAATGCTCCATGGTTAGGCCTGGAAGGTTATGCAAAAATTGCTTCAGCTTTAAAAGAAAAAGAAATTGATCTTCCGGTATTAGCTGTCGGTGGTGTAAAATTAACTGATGTAGAAGCTTTACTGGAAACAGGCATCTTTGGAATTGCAGCTTCTTCTGCCATCAACCAGGCAGAAAACATGAAGCATGCTTATCAGGATTTCTATGATCTTGTAAAATAA
- a CDS encoding TonB-dependent receptor, producing the protein MKTLLIAVIAVFLLPVFASAQFTISGSVSEKTKQTSLPGASVSLKNTNIGSSSNAQGAYELKNVKAGKYVLTVSFVGYETQHKTIEVNGDQHIDFTLEPSAYLADEVIVMATRATEKSGTTYKNVSKSDIEANNFGQDLPFIINNTPGVVVTSDAGTGVGYTGIRIRGSDATRVNVTVNGIPLNDAESQGSFWVNMPDFASSVESIQIQRGVGTSTNGAGAFGGSLNIQTSAPGLEPYAEVNSTYGSFNTLKNTVKIGTGLIDNKFSFDGRLSRIQSDGFVDRGASLLKSYFLSGAYHGKTDLLRINVFSGSEKTYQSWNGVPESKLRGDVQGINDYIARNEITGADATNLLTADNRKYNSFLYKDQNDNYWQDHYQVLYAKQFNDRFSFNGALHYTYGRGYYEEFKAKQKFADYGLENPIINGAPVLITDLVRRRWLNNNFYGATYSFNYKASSQLNFTVGGAYNQYRGQHYGQINWSQTSSNLNNSDHYYDGDGNKNDFNIFAKVSYSPVEKLNLFADLQYRRLNYDITGNDNDLLPLNIHDKLNFFNPKLGASYFLNPKSNLYASLSIANKEGNRDDYVNANVGTLPHPERLYNAEAGYRIKDAQYSAGVNVYGMFYKDQLVVTGKLSDVGAPIRQNVPNSSRIGVEFDGSYTLSRHFLMNANAAWSRNKIKDFSEFIYNYDTKKEDTYNYTNTTISFSPDAVLFGELVYKPFTSFAVALQSKYVSKQYMDNTQNEGRKLNGYWVNNVRLGYDFSFKGVKNMNIGLLVNNILDKKYESNGYTYGSYSGGNRVTENFYFPQAGTNLLLSLNVKF; encoded by the coding sequence TTGAAAACATTATTGATCGCAGTTATAGCTGTGTTCCTTTTACCAGTATTTGCCAGCGCGCAATTCACAATTTCGGGATCAGTTTCCGAAAAAACAAAACAGACCAGTTTACCAGGAGCAAGTGTCAGCTTAAAAAACACTAATATTGGTTCCAGCAGCAATGCTCAGGGAGCATATGAGCTTAAAAATGTTAAAGCGGGTAAGTATGTGCTGACCGTAAGTTTTGTTGGTTATGAAACACAGCACAAAACTATTGAAGTCAATGGAGATCAGCATATCGATTTCACCCTGGAGCCTTCAGCATATCTTGCAGATGAAGTTATTGTCATGGCGACAAGGGCTACAGAAAAGTCAGGTACGACTTATAAGAATGTCAGCAAATCTGATATTGAAGCCAATAATTTCGGACAGGATTTACCTTTCATCATCAACAATACGCCAGGTGTGGTGGTTACTTCTGATGCAGGAACCGGAGTAGGTTACACAGGTATCCGGATCAGGGGGAGTGATGCGACAAGGGTCAACGTTACAGTTAACGGAATTCCTTTAAATGATGCGGAAAGTCAAGGTTCATTCTGGGTAAATATGCCTGATTTTGCTTCCTCAGTAGAGAGTATTCAGATTCAGCGTGGCGTGGGAACTTCTACAAATGGTGCAGGTGCCTTTGGCGGAAGCCTGAACATACAGACCTCTGCACCAGGTTTAGAACCTTATGCAGAAGTTAACAGTACCTATGGTTCTTTCAACACTTTAAAAAACACAGTGAAAATCGGAACAGGATTGATTGATAATAAATTCAGTTTTGATGGCCGTTTGTCCCGGATACAATCTGATGGTTTTGTAGACCGTGGCGCATCCTTATTAAAATCTTATTTCCTGTCTGGCGCCTATCATGGCAAAACTGATCTGTTACGGATCAATGTCTTTTCTGGTTCAGAGAAAACTTACCAGTCCTGGAATGGTGTTCCCGAATCGAAGTTAAGAGGTGATGTGCAGGGGATCAATGATTATATCGCAAGAAATGAGATAACCGGAGCTGATGCGACAAACTTATTAACTGCAGATAACAGGAAGTACAATTCATTCTTATACAAAGATCAAAATGATAACTACTGGCAGGATCATTACCAGGTATTGTATGCGAAACAGTTTAATGACAGGTTCTCTTTTAATGGGGCCTTACATTACACTTATGGAAGAGGCTATTATGAAGAGTTTAAAGCAAAACAAAAATTTGCCGATTATGGCTTAGAGAACCCGATTATTAACGGCGCACCAGTATTGATAACGGATCTTGTCCGCAGACGCTGGTTAAACAATAATTTTTACGGCGCAACTTACAGTTTCAATTACAAAGCGTCTTCTCAACTCAATTTCACAGTAGGTGGTGCTTATAACCAATACCGCGGGCAACATTACGGGCAAATCAACTGGTCACAAACCTCTTCGAACCTGAATAACTCTGATCATTATTATGATGGAGACGGAAATAAAAATGATTTCAATATTTTTGCGAAGGTTTCTTACAGCCCAGTTGAAAAACTGAACTTATTTGCAGACCTGCAATACAGAAGATTGAATTACGATATCACAGGTAATGACAATGATTTATTGCCTTTAAATATCCATGATAAGCTGAACTTCTTCAATCCTAAACTTGGTGCATCTTACTTTTTAAATCCAAAAAGCAATCTCTATGCTTCTTTAAGTATTGCCAACAAGGAGGGTAACCGCGATGATTATGTGAATGCAAATGTGGGTACTCTTCCACATCCTGAAAGGTTGTATAATGCAGAAGCCGGATACCGGATCAAAGATGCACAATACAGTGCGGGCGTAAACGTATATGGCATGTTCTACAAAGATCAGCTGGTAGTTACCGGAAAGCTAAGTGATGTGGGTGCTCCGATCCGTCAGAATGTTCCTAACAGTTCCAGAATTGGAGTTGAATTTGATGGATCCTATACTTTAAGCCGTCATTTTCTGATGAATGCCAATGCTGCATGGAGCAGAAATAAAATTAAAGACTTCTCTGAGTTCATTTATAATTATGATACGAAAAAAGAGGATACCTACAATTACACGAATACTACTATTTCTTTTTCACCGGATGCGGTATTATTCGGGGAGCTGGTTTATAAACCGTTTACCAGTTTCGCTGTAGCTTTACAAAGCAAGTACGTGAGCAAACAGTATATGGACAATACACAGAATGAAGGCAGAAAGTTGAATGGGTACTGGGTAAACAATGTCCGTTTAGGTTATGATTTCAGCTTTAAAGGGGTGAAAAATATGAACATCGGTTTACTGGTTAACAACATTCTGGATAAAAAGTATGAGAGTAATGGATATACCTATGGATCTTATAGTGGTGGTAACCGTGTAACAGAGAATTTCTATTTCCCGCAGGCAGGAACCAACTTATTATTATCCTTAAATGTTAAGTTTTAA
- a CDS encoding AAA family ATPase, which produces MTKKIAIVGPESTGKSTLTKLLAKHYHTLWVPEFARYYCAALTAPCTMQDEVNMFHGQQALEESILAIAEQELIFCDTTFLTVKIWSDEMLGETPQLVLDALPLRTYDHYLLLNIDLPWQEDPQRDFPHMREHFMAIWHKELKNLGADYVVISGIEDRLQNAITAIDKFLETK; this is translated from the coding sequence ATGACTAAAAAAATAGCTATCGTTGGCCCTGAAAGTACAGGAAAGTCAACACTCACAAAATTACTGGCCAAACATTACCATACGCTTTGGGTACCTGAGTTTGCAAGGTATTATTGTGCGGCATTAACAGCTCCTTGTACCATGCAGGATGAAGTTAATATGTTTCATGGACAACAGGCACTTGAAGAATCGATCCTGGCTATTGCAGAACAGGAGCTGATTTTCTGTGACACCACATTTTTAACGGTTAAAATATGGAGCGATGAGATGCTGGGTGAGACTCCTCAGCTTGTACTGGATGCGCTGCCATTGAGAACCTATGATCATTACTTACTGCTGAATATTGATTTGCCATGGCAGGAAGATCCGCAGCGCGATTTTCCGCATATGCGCGAACATTTTATGGCGATATGGCATAAAGAATTGAAAAACCTTGGTGCAGACTATGTTGTGATTAGCGGCATTGAAGACAGATTACAAAATGCGATTACAGCAATAGATAAATTTTTGGAAACAAAATAA
- the pnuC gene encoding nicotinamide riboside transporter PnuC yields MVALVDVVRESIIHFFKITSRLEWCGVITGTLCVWLAAKNNILNWPLAIISVLIYIFIFFERKLYSDMGLQVYFLVTNAYGWYFWSKNSNNPESSRPVSLITNKEIALSALAVLLLTILPGTLLHYFTKASYPFLDSFCTACSLVAQIFLARKVLQNWLIWIFVDIIYVGIYISKDLYATAIMYALYVYIAWVGYQEWKKSTVETEITLKSHD; encoded by the coding sequence ATGGTAGCTCTAGTTGATGTAGTCAGGGAAAGTATTATTCATTTTTTTAAGATAACAAGCCGGCTGGAATGGTGTGGCGTCATTACAGGAACACTTTGTGTATGGCTGGCAGCAAAAAATAATATTCTGAACTGGCCTCTTGCTATTATCAGTGTACTGATTTATATTTTTATCTTTTTTGAAAGAAAATTATACTCAGACATGGGTTTGCAAGTCTATTTCTTAGTAACCAATGCCTATGGCTGGTATTTCTGGAGTAAAAACAGTAATAACCCTGAATCTTCCAGACCAGTCAGCTTGATTACAAACAAGGAGATAGCTTTATCTGCGCTGGCAGTCCTCCTGCTGACTATTCTCCCCGGTACTTTACTGCATTACTTTACTAAGGCATCTTATCCATTTCTGGATAGTTTTTGTACGGCATGCAGCCTGGTCGCTCAAATATTCCTCGCCAGAAAAGTATTGCAAAACTGGCTGATCTGGATTTTTGTTGATATCATTTACGTGGGCATTTATATTTCAAAAGACCTTTATGCTACTGCAATTATGTATGCTTTATATGTTTATATCGCCTGGGTGGGTTACCAGGAATGGAAAAAATCAACAGTGGAAACAGAAATTACATTGAAAAGTCATGACTAA
- the carB gene encoding carbamoyl-phosphate synthase large subunit, producing the protein MPKDTSIRSVLIIGSGPIIIGQACEFDYSGSQAALSLKEEGIEVSIINSNPATIMTDKIIADHVYLRPLTVDSIEQILIERKIDAVLPTMGGQTALNLCKEAEERGVWEKHGVRVIGVDVAAIEKTENREAFRQLMVDIGVGVAPSKIANSFLEGKEAAQEIGYPLVIRPSYTLGGSGGGFVHKKEEFDAALKRGLEASPTHEVLVEKAVLGWKEYELELLRDSNDNVIIICSIENFDPMGIHTGDSITVAPAMTLSDTCYQEMRNQAIKMMRAIGTFAGGCNVQFSVNPDNDDIIAIEINPRVSRSSALASKATGYPIAKIASKLAIGYNLDEIENQITKTTSAYFEPTLDYVIVKIPRWNFDKFKGANMELGLQMKSVGEVMAIGRSFIEALQKACQSLEIGRAGLGADGKHNRSIEEIMHGLEHPSWNRLFLIKDAMSMGVPLESIRKVTRIDKWFLAQIQELVQLETELKRYSLNNIPKEFFFTLKQKGFSDIQIAYLLGNVTEDEVYDRRKSLGIRRVYKMVDTCAAEFSAQTPYYYSTFEEENESIPTDKKKIIVLGSGPNRIGQGIEFDYSCVHGLLAAKESGFESIMINCNPETVSTDFNMADKLYFEPVFWEHVREIIELENPVGVIVQLGGQTALKMAEKLHENGIKIIGTSYNDMDVAEDRGRFSDLLKELDIPYPKYGVAENAEEAIVVANEVGYPVLVRPSYVLGGQGMSIVINDEDLEKAVVKLLGDLPGNRVLIDHFLDRAEETESDSICDGDDVHIVGLMEHIEPAGIHSGDSFAVLPPFSLSAKVMESMETYSKKIARALNVIGLLNIQFAVKDEKVYVIEANPRASRTVPFIAKAYDVPYINIAAKIMLGVNKLKDFTIERKLEGYAIKEPVFSYDKFPEVPKELGPEMKSTGESIRFIKDLEDPYFRKLYKDKSMYLSK; encoded by the coding sequence ATGCCTAAAGACACCTCCATACGTTCAGTATTGATTATCGGTTCCGGACCTATTATTATTGGCCAAGCCTGTGAGTTTGATTACTCCGGATCCCAAGCTGCCTTATCCTTAAAAGAAGAAGGAATTGAAGTTTCTATTATAAACTCCAATCCTGCAACGATTATGACCGATAAGATCATTGCAGACCATGTTTACCTCAGACCTTTAACGGTAGACTCTATTGAGCAGATTTTAATAGAGCGGAAAATTGATGCTGTATTACCAACAATGGGAGGGCAAACTGCCTTAAACCTTTGTAAGGAAGCTGAAGAGCGTGGTGTTTGGGAAAAACATGGCGTTAGAGTAATTGGCGTTGATGTTGCTGCAATTGAAAAAACAGAAAACAGAGAAGCTTTCCGCCAGTTAATGGTAGATATAGGTGTGGGTGTTGCACCCTCAAAAATTGCAAACTCTTTCCTTGAAGGTAAAGAAGCTGCACAGGAAATTGGCTATCCGCTGGTTATCCGTCCTTCTTATACACTGGGTGGATCAGGTGGTGGTTTCGTGCACAAGAAAGAAGAGTTTGATGCTGCATTGAAACGTGGTCTTGAAGCTTCTCCAACACACGAAGTATTAGTAGAAAAAGCCGTTTTGGGCTGGAAAGAATATGAGCTGGAGTTATTAAGAGACAGTAATGATAATGTGATTATCATTTGCTCGATTGAAAACTTTGACCCGATGGGTATTCACACTGGTGACTCTATTACAGTAGCACCAGCAATGACTTTGTCTGATACCTGTTACCAGGAGATGCGTAACCAGGCTATCAAAATGATGCGTGCGATTGGTACTTTCGCAGGTGGTTGTAACGTACAGTTCTCAGTTAACCCTGATAACGACGATATCATCGCTATCGAAATTAACCCGAGGGTTTCCCGTTCATCCGCACTGGCAAGTAAAGCAACTGGTTATCCGATTGCTAAAATTGCTTCTAAACTGGCGATAGGGTATAACCTGGATGAAATCGAAAATCAGATTACTAAAACTACTTCAGCTTACTTTGAGCCGACTTTAGATTATGTAATCGTTAAAATACCACGCTGGAACTTTGATAAGTTCAAAGGTGCAAACATGGAATTAGGCTTACAGATGAAATCTGTTGGTGAAGTTATGGCTATTGGCCGCAGCTTTATCGAAGCCCTTCAAAAAGCATGTCAGAGTTTAGAAATCGGACGCGCTGGTTTAGGTGCCGACGGAAAACACAACAGAAGTATCGAAGAGATTATGCACGGTTTGGAACATCCAAGCTGGAACCGCTTATTCCTGATCAAGGATGCAATGAGCATGGGCGTTCCATTGGAGTCTATCCGTAAAGTTACCAGAATTGATAAGTGGTTCCTGGCACAGATCCAGGAACTGGTACAGCTGGAAACAGAATTAAAACGTTATTCATTAAATAATATACCGAAGGAATTCTTCTTTACCCTGAAACAAAAAGGATTCTCTGATATCCAGATTGCTTACCTGCTAGGTAATGTAACTGAGGATGAGGTTTATGACCGCAGAAAATCATTGGGAATCAGAAGAGTTTATAAAATGGTAGATACTTGTGCTGCTGAGTTCTCTGCACAAACTCCATACTACTACTCAACTTTTGAGGAAGAGAATGAATCTATTCCTACGGATAAAAAGAAAATTATAGTATTAGGATCAGGCCCGAACCGTATTGGTCAGGGTATTGAATTCGATTACTCTTGCGTGCATGGTTTACTGGCAGCAAAAGAAAGCGGATTTGAATCGATTATGATTAACTGTAACCCTGAAACGGTTTCCACAGATTTCAATATGGCTGATAAGTTATACTTTGAGCCGGTATTCTGGGAACATGTACGTGAAATCATCGAACTGGAAAACCCGGTAGGTGTAATTGTACAATTAGGTGGTCAGACTGCTTTGAAAATGGCAGAAAAGCTTCATGAGAATGGTATTAAGATTATCGGGACATCTTACAACGATATGGATGTTGCTGAAGATCGCGGCCGTTTCTCAGACTTGTTAAAAGAACTGGATATTCCTTACCCTAAATATGGTGTGGCGGAAAATGCGGAAGAAGCTATCGTGGTGGCTAATGAAGTAGGTTACCCGGTACTGGTTCGTCCTAGTTATGTATTGGGTGGACAAGGAATGAGTATTGTCATCAACGATGAGGATCTGGAAAAAGCAGTCGTGAAGTTATTAGGTGATTTACCTGGTAACAGAGTGCTGATTGATCATTTCCTTGACAGAGCAGAAGAAACGGAGTCAGATTCGATTTGTGATGGTGATGATGTGCATATTGTAGGTTTAATGGAACACATTGAGCCAGCTGGTATCCACTCCGGAGATTCATTTGCAGTATTACCGCCATTCAGTCTTTCTGCTAAAGTAATGGAGAGCATGGAGACTTACTCTAAGAAAATTGCCAGAGCATTAAATGTAATCGGTTTACTGAACATTCAGTTTGCTGTGAAAGACGAAAAGGTTTATGTGATTGAAGCGAATCCAAGAGCTTCCAGAACTGTTCCTTTCATCGCTAAAGCATACGATGTTCCTTATATCAATATTGCAGCTAAAATCATGTTAGGTGTCAACAAACTGAAAGACTTCACAATTGAACGTAAATTAGAAGGTTATGCCATTAAGGAACCCGTTTTCTCTTACGATAAATTCCCGGAAGTACCTAAGGAGTTAGGCCCTGAGATGAAATCAACTGGTGAATCTATCCGTTTTATCAAAGACCTGGAAGATCCGTATTTCAGAAAGTTGTATAAAGACAAATCGATGTATTTATCAAAATAA
- a CDS encoding KUP/HAK/KT family potassium transporter, giving the protein MHPNLKKLSAAGMLVTLGIIFGDIGTSPLYTFQVLLKEGGQVNPALVLGAISCVFWTLTLQTTFKYIFITLQADNKGEGGIFSLYALVRRYGKWMAIPAIIGAGTLLADGIITPPISVTSAIEGLNLVPALSKIIVPGNTLILCIVITIIVLLFFFQQFGTKIIGASFGPIMLCWFCMIALLGLIQVLHYPEIFKALNPYYGARLLMDHPHGFWLLGAVFLCTTGAEALYSDLGHCGRKNIQISWIFVKTALVLNYLGQGAWVLMQSPQKDFNGINPFFEIVPHLFLIPVVIIATMATIIASQALISGSFTLISEAVSMNFWPKVTIKYPTNIRGQIYIPSINWLLCIGCIAVSLYFRTSENMTAAYGFSITIAMLMTTILMYYFMRYVKRWPLWLVIIIVSVFAVVEISFFIANSVKIVKRLFFLVFEVGLIFTMFIWFKARKITNRFLKFVELEDQVPMLKALSEDRSIAKYCTHLIYLTKANNSKQIEQKVLYSIFSRNPKRADVYWFVHIERTDEPYTMEFMVEELSDDKIIRIEFRLGFRIHPRINVLFRKVVQEMVANKEIDITSKYDSLNKFNLAADFRFVIMEKFLSYENEFSLKDGFILRSYFAIKRLAQSDTKAFGLDTSETVIEKIPLVVYPAENIHLKRVFKTVG; this is encoded by the coding sequence ATGCATCCTAATCTAAAAAAACTATCCGCAGCGGGTATGTTAGTCACATTGGGTATAATATTCGGTGACATAGGAACGTCCCCGCTTTATACCTTCCAGGTATTACTCAAAGAAGGTGGACAGGTTAATCCCGCCTTAGTATTAGGAGCTATTTCCTGCGTATTCTGGACGCTAACCCTGCAAACTACTTTCAAGTATATTTTTATTACGCTTCAGGCAGATAATAAAGGGGAAGGTGGTATATTTTCATTGTACGCTTTAGTGAGGCGTTATGGTAAATGGATGGCCATCCCCGCAATAATTGGTGCCGGTACATTGCTGGCAGACGGAATCATTACGCCCCCCATCTCTGTAACTTCAGCTATTGAGGGCTTAAATCTCGTTCCGGCATTATCAAAGATTATTGTCCCCGGTAATACCCTGATTCTGTGTATTGTCATTACAATTATTGTATTACTGTTCTTTTTTCAGCAATTCGGGACCAAGATCATCGGGGCTTCATTCGGGCCGATCATGCTCTGCTGGTTCTGTATGATTGCCTTGCTTGGATTAATCCAGGTATTACATTACCCTGAGATTTTTAAAGCGCTGAACCCGTATTACGGCGCCAGGTTATTAATGGATCATCCACATGGTTTTTGGCTACTGGGTGCTGTATTCTTATGCACAACGGGTGCAGAAGCACTCTATTCTGATTTAGGACATTGTGGAAGAAAGAATATCCAGATCAGCTGGATTTTTGTTAAAACTGCCTTAGTACTGAATTACCTTGGTCAGGGTGCGTGGGTATTAATGCAAAGCCCGCAAAAAGATTTCAATGGGATCAATCCTTTCTTTGAAATTGTTCCTCATCTATTTCTGATTCCTGTGGTGATCATCGCAACCATGGCGACCATCATTGCCAGCCAGGCCTTAATTTCAGGTTCATTTACCTTGATCAGTGAAGCGGTGAGCATGAATTTCTGGCCTAAAGTCACGATTAAATATCCGACAAATATCAGAGGTCAGATTTATATTCCGAGTATCAACTGGTTACTTTGCATCGGTTGTATTGCAGTTTCTCTTTATTTCAGAACCTCCGAGAATATGACCGCAGCATACGGGTTTTCTATTACGATTGCAATGCTGATGACGACCATATTGATGTATTACTTTATGCGTTATGTAAAACGCTGGCCGCTTTGGCTGGTGATCATCATTGTGAGTGTTTTTGCTGTAGTAGAAATTTCTTTCTTTATAGCGAACTCTGTAAAAATCGTTAAAAGATTATTCTTCTTAGTCTTCGAAGTTGGTTTGATTTTCACCATGTTCATCTGGTTCAAAGCACGTAAAATTACAAACCGCTTCTTGAAATTTGTAGAGCTTGAAGATCAGGTACCCATGCTGAAAGCGTTAAGTGAGGATCGTTCCATAGCTAAATATTGTACACACCTGATCTATTTAACTAAGGCAAATAACAGCAAGCAAATTGAACAAAAGGTTCTTTATTCCATATTCAGCCGTAATCCTAAACGGGCCGATGTGTACTGGTTCGTGCATATTGAAAGAACTGATGAACCATATACGATGGAGTTTATGGTCGAAGAGCTTTCAGATGATAAAATTATCCGCATCGAGTTCAGACTCGGCTTCCGTATTCATCCAAGAATCAATGTGCTATTTAGAAAAGTGGTACAGGAGATGGTTGCAAATAAGGAAATTGATATTACCAGTAAGTATGACTCCTTGAATAAGTTCAATCTGGCAGCAGATTTCCGATTTGTGATCATGGAGAAATTCCTTTCTTATGAGAATGAATTCAGTTTAAAAGATGGATTTATCCTGAGAAGTTATTTTGCCATTAAAAGACTGGCGCAATCTGATACCAAAGCTTTTGGACTGGATACAAGCGAAACGGTCATTGAAAAGATCCCACTGGTGGTTTATCCTGCTGAGAACATTCATTTAAAACGGGTTTTTAAAACTGTTGGTTAA
- a CDS encoding DUF3137 domain-containing protein, translating to MAADFRNDPALQEVIQRLEIERKAIVALQGKAGLYALTGILVLIGFGLLGIALFWFYIPAIAALIYAFTIYLKVTPAYRAYRHSFKANVLTAILKSNYQDITFEPYEGLSLEEFQSSQLFSHTPDRYDTEDRITGSLAKTNFYFSEADASYKTESTDSKGNKTETWHEIFKGIIFTADFNKNFNGVTLIRPEDIGSSIADWFAKALPIFNSSGNTKVLLEDPEFNKTFSTHSTDQIEARYILTPSMMSRILALNQKTKSTISLSFIASRVYIAFPISGNYFEPPLKKSIPEDTSIDQDLYIVQFMYDIVNELDLNTRIWGKN from the coding sequence ATGGCAGCAGATTTCAGAAATGATCCTGCATTACAAGAGGTTATACAGCGCTTGGAAATTGAGCGTAAAGCCATAGTTGCGCTCCAGGGTAAAGCAGGACTCTATGCTTTAACTGGTATACTCGTGCTGATTGGCTTTGGCCTTTTAGGCATCGCATTATTCTGGTTTTATATTCCAGCGATCGCCGCCCTGATTTATGCCTTTACCATCTACCTGAAAGTAACTCCGGCTTACCGCGCTTACAGACACAGTTTTAAAGCCAATGTCCTTACTGCAATTTTAAAATCCAATTACCAGGATATTACTTTTGAGCCTTATGAAGGTTTATCATTGGAAGAATTCCAGAGCTCACAGCTCTTTTCACATACTCCTGACCGTTATGACACTGAAGACCGTATCACAGGTTCTTTAGCCAAAACCAATTTCTATTTTTCGGAAGCAGATGCTTCTTACAAAACAGAAAGTACCGATAGCAAGGGCAATAAAACCGAAACCTGGCACGAAATTTTTAAAGGAATTATTTTTACGGCAGACTTTAATAAAAATTTCAACGGAGTAACCCTGATCCGGCCCGAAGATATTGGAAGTTCTATAGCGGATTGGTTTGCGAAGGCGCTACCGATATTTAATTCATCTGGAAATACAAAGGTTTTGCTGGAAGACCCTGAGTTCAACAAAACTTTTAGTACGCATTCAACTGATCAAATAGAAGCGAGGTATATTCTCACACCATCCATGATGAGCAGGATTCTGGCACTGAATCAGAAAACAAAGAGTACGATTTCACTTTCTTTCATTGCCTCCCGCGTATACATTGCATTTCCGATCAGCGGAAACTATTTTGAACCTCCTTTAAAGAAAAGTATTCCAGAAGACACTTCCATTGATCAGGATCTTTATATCGTTCAGTTTATGTATGATATCGTCAACGAACTTGATTTAAATACAAGGATCTGGGGCAAAAATTAA
- a CDS encoding LemA family protein, with the protein MLIIILIVVVLIAIIGISFYNSLIAKRNQVSNAFSSIDVMLKKRYDLIPNLVETVKQYTKYEEGTLTKITALRSKVETGQLSNQEKIELDKQIGTAVNGMMLTVENYPDLKANQNFLNLQSTWTESEEQIAAARRNYNASVTVYNNGIMMFPGSIFAGMLNYQPFPVLENTVEERKNINAKDLFNN; encoded by the coding sequence ATGCTCATTATCATACTCATTGTTGTCGTACTGATCGCAATTATTGGCATTAGTTTCTACAACTCACTTATTGCTAAAAGAAACCAGGTCAGCAATGCTTTTTCGTCTATTGATGTCATGCTTAAAAAAAGATATGACCTGATACCAAATCTGGTTGAAACGGTCAAACAATATACAAAATACGAAGAAGGTACGCTGACAAAAATAACTGCCCTAAGAAGTAAAGTAGAAACCGGTCAGCTGAGCAATCAGGAAAAAATCGAACTGGATAAACAAATTGGTACAGCAGTCAATGGAATGATGCTTACTGTAGAAAATTACCCTGATCTTAAAGCCAATCAGAATTTTCTTAACCTTCAGTCTACCTGGACAGAAAGTGAAGAACAGATTGCAGCTGCCAGAAGAAATTATAATGCTTCAGTGACTGTATATAACAATGGGATAATGATGTTTCCGGGAAGTATTTTTGCCGGCATGCTGAATTATCAGCCTTTCCCGGTATTGGAAAATACAGTAGAAGAGCGAAAAAATATAAACGCCAAAGATCTATTCAATAATTAA